From the Spiribacter sp. 2438 genome, one window contains:
- a CDS encoding fumarylacetoacetate hydrolase family protein: MTSPQYTFPPPPTPALPTADGELFPVRRVYCVGRNYADHAVEMGHDPDREPPFFFQKNPQDLVVDGLFPYPARSQDVHHELELVVFLQQGGRQIDEEEALGCVWGYSVGLDMTCRDIQAEAKAKGRPWIDAKAFPRSAPVGMLQSASAIGHPTSGALELRVNGELRQRGDLNQQIWTVPEIIANLSQRFELAAGDVVMTGTPSGVGPVQRGDRIDGLIEGVGELVVTVTE; the protein is encoded by the coding sequence ATGACATCGCCGCAGTACACCTTTCCGCCGCCGCCGACGCCTGCGTTACCAACCGCTGACGGTGAGCTCTTCCCGGTCCGACGGGTCTATTGCGTTGGCCGGAATTACGCGGATCACGCGGTGGAGATGGGGCATGATCCCGATCGGGAGCCGCCCTTTTTCTTTCAGAAAAACCCGCAGGATTTGGTGGTGGATGGGCTGTTTCCTTACCCAGCCCGCAGCCAGGACGTTCATCACGAGCTTGAACTAGTCGTCTTCCTGCAACAGGGCGGGCGCCAAATCGACGAGGAAGAAGCGCTCGGGTGTGTGTGGGGTTACAGCGTGGGCCTCGACATGACCTGTCGCGATATCCAGGCGGAGGCGAAGGCAAAGGGAAGGCCATGGATTGATGCCAAGGCGTTTCCCCGGTCTGCGCCAGTCGGGATGCTGCAATCGGCTTCGGCGATCGGTCATCCGACCAGCGGTGCTCTGGAGCTCCGGGTGAATGGCGAGCTGCGTCAGCGGGGCGATCTCAATCAGCAGATTTGGACTGTCCCCGAAATCATCGCGAACCTCTCACAACGTTTTGAGTTGGCTGCCGGCGATGTGGTCATGACTGGGACGCCAAGCGGGGTGGGGCCAGTTCAGCGGGGTGATCGGATAGATGGTCTGATTGAAGGGGTCGGCGAGCTCGTAGTCACCGTAACCGAATAA
- a CDS encoding SRPBCC family protein, producing the protein MIQTSSSAQISRPPEQVFAFVVNDFVRNYPRWSPEVKSLKPLSQGPLVPGWRARQVRVDQGRRTATDFEVVELIPQQRVSFRGVKDPYFIDFLFTEAGTTDTQLTFSFELGQIGLAFRPFEKLIRHAVQSGVDRVTRNLKILVETEMP; encoded by the coding sequence ATGATCCAGACCAGTTCGAGCGCTCAGATCAGCAGGCCGCCGGAACAGGTGTTTGCGTTTGTCGTTAATGATTTCGTGCGCAACTATCCGCGCTGGTCTCCGGAGGTGAAGAGCCTCAAGCCCTTGAGCCAGGGCCCGTTGGTCCCGGGCTGGCGCGCACGTCAGGTTCGCGTCGATCAGGGACGCCGCACGGCGACGGATTTCGAGGTGGTCGAATTAATCCCTCAGCAGCGCGTCTCATTCCGCGGCGTCAAGGATCCTTATTTCATTGACTTTCTCTTCACCGAAGCCGGCACAACGGACACGCAGCTGACATTCTCGTTTGAATTAGGCCAGATCGGCCTGGCTTTCCGCCCGTTCGAAAAACTGATCCGTCACGCCGTACAGAGCGGTGTGGACCGGGTAACACGCAATCTCAAGATTCTGGTCGAGACGGAAATGCCCTAG
- a CDS encoding SDR family NAD(P)-dependent oxidoreductase, protein MRLEDKGFIVTGGASGIGEATVRRIVHEGGRVIIADLDEDKGQSLVDELGKDAVRYLNVDVSDTGQVEALFEATERFCGVDGLFNNAGIGAITPSADTTDEDWQKVIDINLSGVFKVARSALHYMVPRRSGSIVNCASILGHVGQSQTPAYSAAKGGVINLTRTLALETAQQGIRVNSVSPGYVRTPILDVLDQEALDFLTSLHPIGRLGQPEEIANAAVFLLSDEASFITGTDLLVDGGFTAGKS, encoded by the coding sequence ATGCGACTCGAGGACAAAGGATTCATCGTTACCGGCGGTGCCAGTGGAATCGGTGAGGCGACAGTGCGCCGGATCGTGCATGAGGGTGGGCGCGTCATTATTGCCGATCTGGATGAGGACAAAGGCCAGAGCCTGGTGGATGAGCTGGGTAAGGACGCGGTGAGATACCTGAATGTCGATGTCTCGGATACAGGACAGGTGGAGGCTCTGTTCGAGGCCACGGAGCGATTCTGCGGCGTTGATGGCTTGTTCAATAACGCGGGAATCGGAGCAATTACGCCCAGCGCAGACACCACCGACGAAGACTGGCAGAAAGTCATCGACATCAACCTCAGTGGTGTCTTCAAGGTGGCCCGCTCGGCGCTGCATTACATGGTTCCGCGCCGGAGCGGCAGCATTGTGAACTGCGCCTCGATTCTTGGACATGTGGGACAGTCACAAACCCCGGCCTACAGTGCGGCCAAGGGCGGAGTGATCAATCTCACCCGGACCCTTGCGCTGGAAACTGCTCAGCAGGGGATCCGCGTGAACAGTGTCTCCCCGGGCTATGTGCGGACTCCCATCCTCGACGTGCTGGACCAGGAAGCGCTGGATTTCCTTACGTCACTGCATCCCATTGGTCGGTTGGGCCAGCCCGAAGAAATCGCCAACGCGGCGGTATTCCTGCTCAGCGACGAAGCCAGCTTTATCACGGGTACTGACCTGCTAGTGGATGGTGGCTTCACCGCTGGCAAATCCTGA
- a CDS encoding transposase produces the protein MNQIPANGEPIWDAVANHPQNHSAMTLPRSQLVNLDTTPYYHITSRCVRQQFLCGRDPETGRDFSHRREWIRSRVRLAASAFAIEVHAYAIMSNHFHLVVRIAPSKAVNWSDREVVRRWRQVYQGPPVIDRYVQGQPMSRAERMQLHVLIKTYRARLASISWFMRAINQPIARMANREDDVTGHFWEGRYRSQALLSDRAVLAAMAYVDLNPIRAGLATTPEQSNFTSIQDRIRQRIPLDEPLLPVFGSQDSPSEAPLSVGEYLNLVDWSGRAVASGKPGKIPRALPGIFQRLDLQPEGYVRFVSQSNSRVCIWFGPAESIRTVAARLNRKFLRGRSLRESLFYSSRAKPA, from the coding sequence GTGAACCAAATCCCAGCGAATGGTGAGCCGATCTGGGACGCTGTGGCAAACCATCCGCAAAACCACAGCGCCATGACACTGCCTCGAAGCCAACTGGTAAACCTTGATACAACGCCGTACTACCACATTACGTCACGCTGCGTGCGCCAGCAGTTCCTGTGCGGTCGGGATCCGGAAACGGGGCGGGACTTCAGCCATCGTCGCGAGTGGATCCGCTCACGAGTTCGGCTTGCGGCCTCCGCGTTCGCCATTGAGGTTCATGCATACGCCATCATGTCGAATCACTTTCACCTGGTGGTGCGGATCGCTCCATCGAAGGCTGTCAATTGGAGCGACCGCGAGGTCGTACGGCGATGGCGGCAGGTTTATCAAGGGCCTCCGGTTATTGATCGCTATGTCCAGGGCCAGCCAATGTCCCGAGCAGAGCGCATGCAATTGCATGTGTTGATAAAAACCTATCGTGCCCGACTGGCCAGCATTTCCTGGTTCATGCGGGCTATCAATCAGCCAATCGCGCGCATGGCGAATCGCGAAGACGACGTCACCGGGCATTTCTGGGAGGGTCGATATCGGAGCCAGGCGCTGCTCTCCGACCGAGCGGTTCTGGCGGCCATGGCCTACGTCGATCTCAACCCCATTCGCGCTGGACTCGCGACCACTCCGGAGCAGTCAAACTTTACCTCGATACAGGACCGAATAAGGCAGCGAATACCGCTGGACGAGCCCCTCCTGCCGGTCTTCGGCAGTCAGGATTCGCCATCGGAGGCCCCCTTGAGTGTGGGGGAATACCTGAACCTGGTGGACTGGTCTGGTCGCGCGGTTGCCTCAGGAAAGCCAGGCAAAATACCACGCGCCCTGCCGGGCATATTCCAGCGCCTCGACTTACAGCCCGAGGGCTATGTCCGGTTCGTCTCGCAAAGCAACAGTCGTGTCTGCATCTGGTTCGGCCCTGCGGAATCAATCAGGACAGTAGCAGCTAGGCTCAATCGGAAATTTTTGCGCGGGCGGTCTCTCAGAGAGTCCCTGTTTTACTCGAGCCGCGCCAAACCCGCCTGA
- a CDS encoding PAS domain-containing protein → MDFTPEKDPCIIPSVLTQILDTCVNGITLSDPDQPDNPIVFANQVFTEMTGYPQEEIIGRNCRFLHGDDRDQPGLEAIRQAVAEGGRTEVVLRNYRKDGTLFHNQLTIQPLRDEQGNLIYYLGVQYDITSLVQARQEADRMALILNQNPDS, encoded by the coding sequence ATGGACTTCACCCCTGAAAAGGATCCCTGCATCATCCCCAGCGTGTTGACGCAAATACTCGACACCTGCGTTAACGGCATCACGCTGTCCGATCCCGATCAGCCGGACAACCCCATCGTCTTCGCCAATCAGGTCTTCACCGAGATGACCGGCTATCCCCAGGAAGAGATCATCGGGCGCAACTGCCGCTTCCTGCATGGTGACGACCGGGATCAGCCCGGGCTTGAGGCTATTCGCCAGGCCGTCGCCGAAGGCGGCCGGACTGAGGTGGTGCTACGGAACTATCGCAAGGACGGCACCTTGTTTCATAACCAGCTGACGATCCAGCCGCTGCGGGACGAGCAGGGCAACCTGATCTATTACCTCGGCGTTCAGTACGACATCACCTCGCTGGTTCAGGCCCGCCAGGAAGCCGATCGCATGGCCCTCATCCTCAATCAGAACCCGGACAGCTGA
- a CDS encoding DUF4864 domain-containing protein gives MAIQLDALQRNDEPTPNAGIEQVWKFAHPRNRAMTGPLSRFIRMVNGPGYRPLVGHRFREVREMRRDEDNAAYAVRVLAEDGGFYNFIWQLARVDLEPGRSWMTTQVAPGQRTGEQLSMETLDQAGLARLE, from the coding sequence GTGGCCATTCAGCTCGATGCGCTGCAGCGCAATGACGAGCCCACCCCTAATGCGGGCATCGAGCAGGTCTGGAAGTTTGCGCACCCTCGAAACCGCGCAATGACGGGTCCGCTATCGCGCTTTATCCGGATGGTGAATGGCCCGGGTTATCGGCCGCTGGTGGGTCACCGCTTCCGCGAGGTCAGAGAGATGCGCCGGGACGAAGACAACGCGGCGTATGCGGTGCGCGTGCTTGCTGAGGATGGGGGCTTCTACAACTTTATCTGGCAGTTGGCACGGGTCGACCTGGAGCCGGGTCGCTCGTGGATGACCACCCAAGTGGCCCCAGGCCAAAGGACGGGCGAGCAATTGTCCATGGAGACCCTGGATCAGGCGGGTTTGGCGCGGCTCGAGTAA
- the glmU gene encoding bifunctional UDP-N-acetylglucosamine diphosphorylase/glucosamine-1-phosphate N-acetyltransferase GlmU, which translates to MTIPPLTVVVLAAGEGRRMRSDTPKVLHPVGGEPMVGRVLDAANQLHPQSIDVVYGHAGGVVQSVVSEFYEDLPLRWVHQAEQLGTGHAVAQALPAVPDDHQVVVLCADVPLIRVKTLRRLVEAAADGVSVLTVEVNDPAGYGRILRNAAGQITGIVEEKDATEEQRAIREINTGVLCLPARHLRVWLDNLDAGNAQGELYLTDCIGQARLSRVPVSSVVCTDPSEVQGVNDRAQLGAVERTWQQRQAQTLMRDHGLGLSDPARFDLRGHLEVGRDCHIDVDVLIEGDVVLGDGVRIGPFCRIQDSHIAAGTELLGHCEIEDSHIGADCRIGPFARLRPGTRMAEGARIGNFVETKQTEIGAGSKINHLSYVGDAQLGAAVNVGAGTITCNYDGRKKHRTRIGDGVFVGSNSALVAPLSIGNNAVIGAGTTVRDDVADDTLAVDDRRPRQIPGWRSGSPEE; encoded by the coding sequence ATGACAATACCTCCGCTCACTGTGGTCGTCCTCGCCGCCGGCGAAGGACGGCGCATGCGCTCGGACACCCCCAAGGTTCTCCACCCGGTGGGTGGCGAGCCCATGGTCGGACGAGTCCTAGATGCAGCCAACCAGTTGCACCCCCAGTCCATCGACGTGGTTTACGGCCACGCCGGCGGCGTGGTGCAGAGCGTGGTGTCCGAGTTCTACGAGGACCTGCCACTTCGATGGGTCCACCAGGCGGAACAGCTGGGTACTGGCCATGCGGTGGCCCAGGCGCTACCCGCCGTACCCGACGACCATCAGGTAGTGGTGCTCTGTGCCGACGTGCCGCTGATCCGCGTCAAAACCCTCCGGCGGTTGGTCGAAGCAGCGGCGGACGGGGTGTCGGTCCTAACCGTCGAGGTGAATGACCCCGCCGGTTATGGCCGGATCCTTCGCAACGCCGCGGGTCAGATCACCGGCATTGTCGAAGAAAAAGATGCCACGGAAGAGCAGCGCGCCATTCGCGAGATCAATACCGGCGTGCTGTGCCTGCCGGCAAGGCACCTGCGCGTCTGGCTGGACAATCTGGATGCCGGCAACGCTCAAGGGGAGCTCTACCTCACCGATTGCATCGGCCAGGCTCGTCTGTCCCGGGTGCCGGTGTCGTCGGTGGTCTGCACCGACCCCTCGGAGGTTCAGGGGGTCAACGACCGGGCTCAGCTGGGGGCGGTAGAACGGACCTGGCAGCAACGCCAGGCACAGACGCTGATGCGGGACCACGGCCTGGGGCTCAGCGATCCGGCGCGCTTCGACCTGCGGGGCCACCTCGAAGTCGGCCGCGACTGCCACATCGATGTCGACGTCCTCATCGAGGGCGATGTCGTCCTCGGCGATGGCGTGCGCATCGGGCCGTTCTGCCGAATACAGGACAGTCACATTGCCGCCGGCACCGAGCTGCTCGGCCACTGCGAGATAGAGGACAGTCACATTGGGGCGGACTGCCGGATCGGCCCCTTTGCCCGGCTTCGGCCCGGCACCCGCATGGCAGAGGGGGCCCGCATCGGCAATTTCGTCGAGACCAAACAGACCGAAATCGGCGCCGGCAGCAAAATCAACCACTTGTCGTATGTGGGCGATGCGCAGCTCGGTGCCGCCGTCAACGTGGGCGCTGGCACCATTACCTGCAACTACGATGGCCGGAAAAAACACCGGACACGGATTGGTGATGGCGTTTTTGTCGGGTCCAACAGCGCACTGGTGGCGCCACTTTCCATCGGCAACAACGCGGTGATCGGCGCCGGGACCACGGTTCGGGATGACGTGGCGGATGATACGCTGGCCGTCGACGATCGTCGGCCCCGACAGATCCCGGGATGGCGGTCGGGGTCCCCCGAGGAATAG
- a CDS encoding organic hydroperoxide resistance protein, whose translation MEVLYTTTGTATGGRDGHASIDDGSLDVKLTAPKELGGPGGEGTNPEQLFACGYSACFLGAMQFVGGQEGIKVPAETKVTASVSLGKRDDGAGFGIAVDLAVELPGLEPAEAEKLMEKAHVVCPYSYATKGNVEVSTTLK comes from the coding sequence ATGGAAGTGCTCTACACAACGACCGGCACCGCCACAGGCGGGCGCGATGGGCATGCATCAATCGATGACGGCTCGCTGGATGTGAAACTGACCGCGCCCAAGGAGCTGGGTGGACCCGGCGGCGAGGGAACCAACCCAGAGCAGTTGTTCGCCTGCGGCTACTCGGCCTGTTTCCTGGGTGCCATGCAGTTCGTCGGCGGACAGGAAGGCATTAAAGTGCCGGCGGAAACCAAAGTCACGGCCAGCGTCTCGCTCGGCAAACGGGATGATGGAGCGGGTTTCGGCATCGCCGTTGATCTCGCCGTTGAGCTGCCCGGGCTCGAGCCTGCCGAAGCCGAAAAGCTTATGGAAAAGGCCCATGTCGTGTGTCCGTATTCGTACGCAACCAAGGGCAATGTTGAAGTCAGCACGACGCTGAAGTAG
- a CDS encoding DUF4177 domain-containing protein, whose protein sequence is MTAPQRTDYHEYKVIHVTDGGIKAVLLGATGLPMPVIEGELNRWAAEGWQLVFMAIEQRRFALFWDREAAVITLGR, encoded by the coding sequence ATGACGGCGCCGCAGCGCACCGATTATCACGAGTACAAGGTCATTCATGTCACCGATGGAGGGATCAAGGCCGTCCTGCTGGGGGCCACGGGTCTGCCGATGCCGGTGATTGAGGGCGAACTCAATCGCTGGGCCGCGGAGGGCTGGCAGCTGGTGTTCATGGCCATCGAGCAGCGTCGCTTCGCACTTTTCTGGGATCGTGAGGCGGCGGTTATCACCCTGGGACGCTGA
- the metC gene encoding cystathionine beta-lyase, whose amino-acid sequence MKRDTRIVHAGRPKYRAGSRPVNPPVVRASTVDFESLDAMDAAERGSRAGEPVSAYGIHGTDTTFALEAFITELEGGFGTKIFSSGLEAISSVFLGYLKPGDHVLVVDTVYSPVRRLLHRFLGERGIGFDFYSPREPDIQRLIRDSTRMIYTETPGSVTMELQDIGTLAQLARQHDDLLVVCDNTWASGFCYRPLEHGAHLSIVAGTKYLSGHSDVLIGSVTAESSTFPTLHRTRALLGCSVSPDDCALTLRGARTLHVRYPAHAERALKVAGWLESRPAIARVLYPVLPSSPDHSQWQSQFDGAAGLFTVELAGEVRGQTKKFVENLTLFGLGASWGGFESLALPCDVAANRSVDDWSERGDLVRLHIGLEDPQDLIDDLDTALSTLR is encoded by the coding sequence GTGAAACGCGATACGCGGATCGTGCATGCCGGGCGGCCGAAGTACCGGGCGGGCAGCCGGCCGGTCAATCCGCCGGTGGTTCGGGCGTCAACCGTAGATTTCGAGAGTCTGGACGCGATGGATGCAGCCGAGCGCGGGAGCCGGGCCGGGGAGCCAGTCTCGGCTTATGGGATTCATGGGACAGACACAACATTCGCCCTCGAGGCATTCATCACCGAACTGGAAGGCGGGTTCGGAACCAAAATTTTCAGCTCGGGCCTCGAGGCGATCAGCAGCGTTTTCCTGGGTTACCTAAAGCCAGGCGATCATGTCCTAGTGGTCGACACGGTTTACTCGCCGGTTCGAAGGCTGCTGCATCGATTCCTCGGCGAGCGCGGGATCGGCTTTGACTTCTACAGCCCCCGCGAGCCCGACATCCAGCGCTTAATTCGCGATAGCACGCGCATGATCTACACCGAGACTCCGGGCTCGGTGACCATGGAACTCCAGGACATCGGCACGCTGGCGCAGCTGGCTCGGCAGCATGACGATCTGTTGGTCGTTTGCGACAACACCTGGGCGTCCGGATTCTGTTATCGGCCTCTCGAGCATGGTGCACACCTCTCGATTGTCGCCGGTACCAAGTACCTCAGCGGTCACTCGGACGTGCTGATTGGCTCCGTGACGGCGGAGTCATCCACTTTCCCGACGCTTCACCGAACCCGAGCACTCCTCGGCTGCTCCGTTTCACCGGATGACTGCGCATTGACGCTTCGCGGGGCCCGAACCCTGCACGTGCGATATCCCGCCCATGCTGAACGGGCACTGAAGGTCGCCGGCTGGCTGGAGTCCCGCCCCGCCATTGCCCGCGTTCTCTACCCCGTGCTGCCGTCCAGCCCGGATCATTCGCAGTGGCAATCCCAGTTCGACGGCGCCGCGGGCCTGTTCACCGTGGAGCTCGCCGGGGAAGTTAGGGGACAGACAAAAAAGTTCGTCGAAAACCTCACCCTCTTCGGGCTCGGTGCATCCTGGGGTGGGTTTGAAAGCCTGGCGCTGCCCTGCGACGTGGCCGCCAATCGGAGCGTGGATGACTGGAGTGAGCGCGGAGATCTGGTGCGGCTTCACATCGGCCTGGAGGACCCACAGGACCTGATCGACGATCTGGATACGGCCCTCTCGACCCTCCGCTAG
- the glmS gene encoding glutamine--fructose-6-phosphate transaminase (isomerizing), translated as MCGIVGAVAERDVTPILLEGLRRLEYRGYDSAGLAVMTDGGALRRHRAVGKVAALEAAQHSDPLNGHLGVAHTRWATHGAPTQANAHPHVARDDVAIVHNGIIENHETLRERLTADGYEFASETDTEAVVNAVHARLQSGDDLLAAVRGVLGELDGAYALGVISRRDPQRLVAARRGSPLVVGVGIGEYFIASDVAALLPVTRDFVYLEEGDVADITRHELRVFDADGRRVERPVRTTELTADAAERGDFRHFMAKEIHEQPRAIAETLEGRIAERHVLPEALGPEATAVLKEARRIQIVACGTSYHAAMVARYWFESLAGLPCDVEVASEFRYRRHVVAPGTLFVTLSQSGETADTLAALREARRLGYLASLAICNVPESSLVRESDLVMMTRAGPEIGVASTKAFTTQLVALLLTVIAAGRSHGLSSADEERLVTGLRQLPRQIEAVLELERPIEALAEQFVDKHHSLFLGRGTQYPIAMEGALKLKEISYIHAEAYPAGELKHGPLALVDAEMPVVTVAPNDELVEKLKSNLQEVRARGGRLYLFADAATAPATAEDCQVLTLPTVDEVLAPVLYTVPLQLLAYHVAVLKGTDVDQPRNLAKSVTVE; from the coding sequence ATGTGTGGAATTGTCGGCGCGGTCGCCGAGCGGGACGTCACACCGATTCTTCTTGAGGGTCTGAGGCGACTGGAGTACCGAGGCTATGATTCCGCCGGTCTGGCGGTCATGACCGACGGTGGCGCCCTGCGCCGCCACCGGGCAGTGGGCAAGGTCGCGGCGCTGGAAGCCGCCCAGCACAGTGATCCGCTGAACGGTCACCTGGGTGTTGCCCACACCCGCTGGGCCACCCACGGCGCACCCACCCAGGCCAACGCGCATCCTCACGTGGCACGGGACGATGTCGCCATCGTTCACAACGGCATTATCGAAAACCACGAAACCCTGCGTGAGCGGCTGACCGCCGATGGCTACGAGTTTGCCTCCGAGACCGATACCGAGGCCGTGGTCAACGCCGTACATGCTCGACTGCAGTCCGGTGATGATCTGCTCGCCGCCGTGCGCGGTGTGCTGGGGGAACTGGACGGTGCCTATGCCCTCGGCGTCATCAGCCGCCGGGACCCGCAGCGGCTGGTGGCGGCACGCCGCGGCAGTCCGCTGGTGGTGGGGGTCGGCATTGGCGAATATTTCATCGCCTCGGATGTGGCCGCGTTGCTGCCGGTGACCCGGGATTTCGTCTACCTCGAAGAAGGGGATGTGGCGGACATTACCCGGCACGAGCTTCGGGTGTTTGACGCCGATGGTCGCCGGGTGGAGCGCCCGGTGCGGACCACCGAGCTCACCGCCGACGCGGCGGAGCGCGGAGATTTCCGGCACTTCATGGCCAAGGAGATCCATGAGCAGCCCCGGGCCATCGCCGAGACCCTGGAGGGCCGCATCGCCGAGCGTCACGTGCTTCCTGAAGCACTGGGGCCCGAGGCCACCGCCGTCCTCAAGGAAGCCCGGCGAATTCAGATCGTTGCCTGTGGCACCAGTTACCACGCTGCCATGGTGGCCCGTTACTGGTTTGAATCCCTGGCGGGTCTGCCCTGCGACGTGGAAGTGGCCAGCGAATTCCGCTATCGGCGTCATGTGGTCGCCCCCGGGACGCTGTTCGTGACCCTCTCCCAGTCCGGGGAAACCGCCGATACCCTGGCCGCGCTGCGGGAAGCCCGGCGGCTCGGTTATCTGGCGTCGCTGGCCATCTGCAACGTGCCGGAGAGCTCACTGGTGCGGGAGTCCGACCTGGTGATGATGACCCGGGCGGGTCCTGAAATCGGGGTCGCTTCCACCAAGGCCTTTACGACCCAGCTGGTGGCGTTGCTGCTCACAGTGATCGCCGCCGGCCGCTCCCATGGACTGTCGTCCGCGGATGAGGAGCGACTGGTGACCGGGCTGCGGCAGTTGCCACGTCAGATCGAAGCGGTGCTCGAGCTGGAAAGACCGATCGAGGCGCTTGCCGAGCAGTTCGTGGACAAGCACCACAGTCTGTTCCTGGGCCGCGGCACCCAGTATCCGATCGCCATGGAAGGCGCGCTCAAGCTCAAGGAAATTTCCTATATCCACGCTGAGGCGTATCCGGCCGGTGAGCTGAAGCATGGCCCGCTGGCGCTTGTGGACGCCGAAATGCCGGTGGTCACCGTGGCGCCCAATGACGAGCTGGTGGAAAAACTGAAATCCAATCTGCAGGAAGTCCGTGCCCGCGGTGGACGCCTGTATCTTTTCGCCGATGCCGCCACCGCGCCGGCCACCGCCGAGGACTGTCAGGTCCTGACCCTTCCCACCGTGGACGAAGTGCTGGCGCCGGTGCTCTACACCGTACCCCTGCAACTGCTTGCCTATCATGTGGCGGTGCTCAAAGGCACTGACGTTGACCAACCTCGCAACCTGGCGAAATCGGTAACCGTAGAGTAA
- a CDS encoding F0F1 ATP synthase subunit epsilon, giving the protein MAMTMHIDIVSAEEAIHSGTASFVLARAAEGEVGIYPRHLPMLVQLQPGEVTVRDEFGNEEFFYVTGGTMEVQPHVVTVLADAATRAHDIDEAAAEEARRRAADALANQSSEIDYARAQAELVEAAAQLRTIQKLRKKAQR; this is encoded by the coding sequence ATGGCCATGACCATGCACATCGATATCGTCAGCGCCGAGGAGGCCATCCATTCCGGGACGGCCTCCTTCGTTCTCGCCCGGGCTGCGGAAGGCGAAGTGGGCATCTACCCGCGCCATCTGCCCATGCTGGTCCAGCTCCAGCCCGGCGAGGTCACGGTCCGGGACGAGTTCGGCAACGAAGAGTTCTTCTACGTCACCGGTGGCACCATGGAGGTCCAGCCTCATGTGGTGACGGTACTGGCGGACGCCGCCACCCGGGCCCATGACATTGACGAGGCCGCCGCCGAAGAGGCGCGGCGCCGGGCGGCGGATGCGCTGGCCAATCAGAGCAGCGAGATCGACTATGCCCGGGCCCAGGCGGAACTGGTGGAAGCCGCCGCTCAGTTGCGTACGATCCAGAAACTCCGCAAGAAAGCGCAGCGCTGA